One Glycine soja cultivar W05 chromosome 2, ASM419377v2, whole genome shotgun sequence genomic region harbors:
- the LOC114393338 gene encoding U4/U6 small nuclear ribonucleoprotein PRP4-like protein, with product MEVEKENTTSTITAEPSVSASDGQDPVSSVNASLPDPMQPVIPQVIAPFVVPSLAPIPAIPPPRPLAPLPVRSPVIRPPVPQNGEVGSSDSDSDNDDSNARINQGGGEYEISEESRLVRERQEKAMQELMMKRRAAALAVPTNDMAVRARLRHLGEAITLFGEREMERRDRLRMIMAKLDAEGQLEKLMKAHEEEEAVASASKDEAEEELQYPFYTEGSKALLDSRIYIAKYSLARAALRIQRAQRRRDDPDEDMDAEMDWALKQAGNLSLEFSEIGDDRPLSGCSFSRDGKWLATCSLTGASKLWSMPKIKKHSIFKGHTERATDVAYSPVHDHLATASADRTAKYWNQGSLLKTFEGHLDRLARIAFHPSGKYLGTASFDKTWRLWDIETGDELLLQEGHSRSVYGLAFHNDGSLAASCGLDSLARVWDLRTGRSILALEGHVKPVLSISFSPNVYHLATGGEDNTCRIWDLRKKKSFYTIPAHSNLISQVKFEPHEGYFLVTASYDMTAKVWSGRDFKPVKTLSGHEAKVTSVDVLGDGGSIVTVSHDRTIKLWSSNPTDEQAMDVD from the exons ATGGAAGTAGAGAAGGAAAATACCACATCTACTATTACTGCAGAACCCTCAGTATCTGCCTCTGATGGTCAAGATCCTGTTTCTTCTGTTAATGCATCTCTACCCGATCCTATGCAACCTGTTATTCCACAGGTTATTGCACCTTTTGTTGTACCTTCTTTAGCTCCAATTCCTGCAATTCCTCCGCCTCGCCCACTGGCACCGCTTCCAGTTCGGTCACCTGTCATTAGGCCACCTGTGCCACAAAATGGCGAGGTTGGATCAAGTGACTCTGATTCAgacaatgatgattcaaatgCAAGAATTAACCAAGGGGGTGGGGAGTATGAGATATCGGAAGAGAGTAGACTGGTGAGAGAGCGGCAGGAAAAGGCAATGCAGGAGCTCATGATGAAGAGGCGTGCTGCTGCTCTTGCTGTTCCTACGAATGATATGGCCGTGCGAGCTCGCCTTCGACATCTTGGTGAAGCTATAACTCTGTTTGGTGAGAGGGAGATGGAGAGACGGGACAGATTGCGGATGATTATGGCGAAGCTGGATGCAGAAGGTCAGCTGGAGAAGCTGATGAAAGCTCATGAGGAAGAAGAGGCTGTGGCTTCTGCTTCGAAAGATGAGGCTGAGGAAGAACTGCAGTATCCTTTTTACACTGAAGGGTCAAAGGCTCTCCTGGATTCCAGAATTTATATTGCTAAATATTCTTTGGCAAGGGCAGCATTACGGATTCAACGTGCACAGAGGAGAAGGGATGATCCAGATGAAGATATGGATGCAGAGATGGATTGGGCATTGAAGCAGGCTGGGaatttgagtcttgaattcagTGAAATTGGAGATGATCGACCACTTTCTGGTTGCTCCTTCTCAAGGGATGGAAAATGGCTTGCTACCTG TTCTCTGACAGGAGCTTCCAAGTTGTGGAGCATGcccaaaataaaaaagcattCCATCTTCAAGGGTCACACAGAGCGTGCTACTGATGTTGCTTATTCTCCTGTTCATGATCATTTAGCAACTGCCTCTGCTGATCGAACAGCAAAGTATTGGAATCAAGGATCTCTACTGAAGACATTTGAGGGTCATCTAGACCGTCTTGCCCGCATTGCCTTCCATCCATCAGGGAAGTACCTGGGTACTGCTAGCTTTGACAAGACATGGAGATTATGGGACATAGAAACAGGAGACGAGTTGCTTCTTCAAGAAGGCCATAGTAGAAGTGTATATGGTCTGGCTTTCCACAATGATGGATCATTAGCTGCATCTTGTGGACTAGACTCTCTGGCTCGTGTTTGGGACCTCCGAACTGGAAGAAGTATTCTTGCACTGGAAGGTCATGTCAAACCG GTTCTCAGCATCAGTTTTTCACCCAATGTATATCATCTAGCCACGGGTGGTGAAGACAACACTTGTCGGATTTGGGATTTGAGGAAGAAGAAATCCTTTTATACTATTCCTGCCCACTCTAATTTAATATCACAAGTTAAATTTGAGCCACACGAAGGTTACTTTTTGGTAACTGCCTCATATGACATGACTGCTAAG GTTTGGTCAGGCCGTGACTTTAAGCCTGTGAAGACACTATCTGGGCATGAAGCTAAAGTTACTTCTGTGGATGTTCTTGGTG ATGGCGGGTCTATTGTTACTGTCTCACATGATCGCACCATAAAGCTGTGGTCCAGCAATCCGACTGATGAACAAGCTATGGATGTTGACTAA